One Vallitalea pronyensis genomic region harbors:
- a CDS encoding HNH endonuclease — protein MAKEWAKAFYNSKAWEECRVAYIQSCHGLCERCHDVGYILHHKTHLTPNNINDPYVTLGWENLEYLCKKCHDHEHNFGRKKTQSTKDGYIFNDKGELVPIPPH, from the coding sequence ATGGCTAAAGAATGGGCTAAGGCATTTTATAATAGCAAAGCGTGGGAAGAATGTAGGGTGGCTTACATTCAATCGTGTCACGGGCTATGTGAAAGGTGTCACGATGTTGGTTACATCCTTCACCATAAAACACATCTTACACCAAACAACATAAACGATCCGTATGTGACGTTGGGATGGGAAAACCTAGAGTACCTTTGTAAGAAGTGCCATGACCACGAACATAACTTCGGAAGAAAGAAAACACAGTCGACAAAGGATGGATATATATTCAATGACAAAGGTGAGCTGGTCCCTATACCCCCCCATTAA
- a CDS encoding radical SAM protein: protein MKIGLIDYDGKIPNLALMKLSTYYKQQGHEVYLNIFDRHVDKVFCSVLFTWNRRRAERLKDVYKDITFGGTGWDIKTVLPQEMEHCKPDYDLYTADFLYSRIRGVMKKRSKHKKAEQLANMGVGFTSRGCIRKCEFCYVPEKEGKLYQVAEIKDIINPRSNIITLLDNNFTADPHMIKKCEEIKQRNLIVNLSQGIDVRVMTHEKAAALASVKHLRSIHYAWDLISFENSILRGIQVLSEHIKTYRHMCYMLVGYDTTFYEDLYRFEKLRELKVDPYVMVYNKRKDNLQLNHFARWVNARIYKACDFYDYGPWVKDQERFYEQEAIDGQFELIL from the coding sequence TTGAAAATAGGACTGATTGATTATGATGGTAAAATACCTAATCTTGCATTAATGAAATTGAGTACATACTATAAGCAACAAGGGCATGAAGTATATTTAAATATTTTTGATAGGCATGTAGATAAAGTATTTTGTAGTGTATTGTTCACATGGAATCGCAGAAGAGCTGAGAGGTTAAAAGATGTTTATAAAGATATTACTTTCGGTGGTACTGGATGGGACATAAAAACAGTTCTTCCACAAGAGATGGAACATTGTAAGCCAGATTATGATCTATATACAGCAGACTTCTTATATAGCCGCATAAGAGGCGTTATGAAAAAAAGAAGTAAGCATAAAAAAGCTGAACAGTTAGCTAATATGGGAGTTGGCTTTACAAGCAGAGGGTGTATAAGAAAGTGTGAATTTTGTTATGTACCAGAAAAAGAGGGCAAGTTGTATCAAGTAGCTGAGATAAAAGACATTATCAATCCGAGATCAAATATAATAACTCTTCTGGATAATAACTTTACAGCTGACCCACACATGATTAAAAAATGCGAAGAAATCAAACAGAGGAACCTAATAGTTAACTTATCACAGGGTATTGATGTAAGAGTTATGACCCACGAAAAAGCCGCGGCATTAGCAAGTGTTAAGCATTTACGGTCCATCCATTATGCTTGGGACCTAATCAGTTTTGAAAACTCAATTTTAAGAGGTATACAGGTTTTATCAGAACATATTAAGACCTATAGACACATGTGTTATATGCTGGTGGGTTACGACACAACATTTTATGAAGACTTGTATCGCTTTGAGAAATTAAGAGAATTAAAAGTGGACCCATATGTAATGGTCTATAACAAACGTAAAGACAACTTGCAATTAAATCACTTTGCTAGATGGGTTAATGCAAGAATATATAAGGCTTGCGATTTTTATGATTATGGACCATGGGTAAAAGATCAAGAGCGTTTCTATGAACAAGAAGCGATTGACGGACAATTCGAGCTGATACTATAG
- a CDS encoding phage head closure protein, producing MFSDIAYLGTVIESMEHGEKVKSIMYNKLIYCNEKSVKYSEFYQAQATGFKPEIVLVTSQFDHNKEKYIRYKNEEYTIIRFYKVKNEKIELVLERGVDSG from the coding sequence TTGTTTAGTGACATAGCATATCTAGGAACCGTTATAGAATCAATGGAACATGGCGAAAAAGTTAAAAGCATTATGTATAACAAGCTCATCTACTGCAATGAAAAATCAGTAAAATACAGTGAATTCTACCAAGCGCAAGCAACAGGGTTTAAACCTGAAATCGTACTTGTCACAAGCCAATTTGACCACAACAAAGAAAAATACATTCGGTATAAGAACGAAGAATACACCATTATTCGGTTCTATAAGGTAAAAAATGAAAAGATTGAGCTTGTTTTGGAAAGGGGTGTGGACAGTGGCTAG
- a CDS encoding head maturation protease, ClpP-related has translation MKIKGVIVANDQKWIYEWFDMEATSPNDVGLVIDEANGEDLEVEINSGGGSVYAGSEIYTALKDYKGNITVKIVGIAASAASVIAMAGDSVQISPTAQIMIHNVSSIARGDYRDLQHEADVIRNYNKSIANAYMLKTGMSQEELLDLMDKETWLNAQQAKELEFVNEIMFDDGNQLVACTNVNNSFMLPMEVVNKIRNVIKQPSNDGVKIKKDNTDIDICQAKLNLLKLKGDMVHE, from the coding sequence GTGAAGATTAAAGGAGTCATAGTTGCCAATGATCAAAAATGGATTTATGAATGGTTCGATATGGAAGCTACTAGCCCTAATGATGTGGGTCTTGTCATTGATGAAGCTAATGGCGAGGATTTAGAAGTAGAAATAAATAGCGGCGGTGGTTCTGTATACGCTGGATCAGAAATCTATACAGCATTAAAAGATTATAAAGGCAACATTACAGTTAAAATTGTTGGTATAGCAGCAAGCGCAGCGAGTGTTATTGCTATGGCAGGAGATAGTGTACAAATCTCACCAACAGCTCAGATTATGATTCACAACGTATCATCTATTGCAAGAGGGGATTATAGAGACCTGCAACATGAAGCTGATGTGATAAGAAATTATAACAAATCCATTGCTAATGCTTACATGTTAAAAACAGGTATGTCTCAGGAAGAACTGCTTGACTTAATGGATAAAGAAACATGGTTAAACGCACAACAAGCAAAAGAATTAGAGTTTGTAAATGAAATCATGTTTGACGATGGCAATCAGTTAGTAGCATGTACCAATGTAAACAATAGTTTCATGTTGCCAATGGAAGTGGTCAATAAAATCAGAAATGTGATTAAACAACCGTCAAACGATGGGGTTAAGATCAAGAAAGACAACACAGACATTGACATATGTCAGGCAAAATTAAATCTATTAAAATTGAAAGGGGACATGGTCCATGAATAA
- a CDS encoding terminase large subunit has translation MTFIEEYYNEIMAGNIVACKRIKQVYTILMDKLYNRKDNWVFDLELANRPIEFIESFCKQAQGQLGASLELMLFQKAKHQAVWGFVDEKTNLRQYQEVLDIRGRKNGKTTELASDELYMLVGDGEGSPEVYNIATKLDQAKKGFNECYKMVQQSPDLNKHLKKRKSDIYFHANYGFIQALASNSNGLDGLNSHMVTIDELAAIKNRDIYDLMKQSMGSRRQPLLNCITTNGFVRNSIFDSQYEYACKVLDGKIKDDRFIPFIYELDDRDEWDQEGCWIKANPGLGVIKKVGFLRDCVKKAKGDLAFKATVMVKDFNMVENSASAWLRWDELNNEKTFNLSEMGFKYGIGCFDLAETTDLASAKVICMRPDDDTIYVMQMYFIPRTKVNEEDERNDEDQVPYKLWEKQGLIKICEGNKVDKYHMLEWFKELRNEHDIYLPWIGYDPWHVDDSLRMSYENEFGKAAMIPVRQGVKTLSFPMKELKADMIANRIVYNNNPIDKWCFSNTEIRTDINGGIQPIKGQDSRKRIDGCVSLIIGYVVLLDKEQDYLNMI, from the coding sequence ATGACTTTCATAGAGGAATACTACAACGAAATAATGGCTGGGAACATCGTTGCTTGTAAAAGAATCAAACAGGTATATACCATATTGATGGATAAACTGTATAACAGAAAAGACAATTGGGTATTTGATTTAGAATTAGCCAACAGACCTATAGAGTTTATCGAATCCTTTTGCAAACAAGCCCAAGGACAATTAGGAGCCAGTCTTGAATTGATGTTGTTTCAAAAAGCCAAGCACCAAGCAGTGTGGGGCTTTGTAGATGAAAAAACAAATCTTCGACAATATCAGGAAGTACTAGATATTAGAGGACGAAAGAATGGAAAGACAACAGAGTTAGCATCAGATGAGTTGTACATGCTTGTTGGTGATGGAGAAGGTTCCCCCGAAGTTTATAATATTGCTACAAAGCTAGACCAAGCAAAGAAGGGTTTTAACGAATGTTATAAAATGGTCCAACAATCACCGGACCTTAACAAACATCTAAAAAAAAGAAAGTCCGATATATACTTTCATGCTAACTATGGATTTATACAAGCACTGGCAAGTAATTCCAATGGACTAGATGGACTTAATAGTCATATGGTTACCATCGATGAATTGGCAGCCATAAAAAACAGAGATATATACGATTTAATGAAACAGTCCATGGGAAGCAGAAGACAACCATTATTAAATTGCATTACAACAAATGGGTTCGTAAGGAACTCTATTTTTGATTCTCAGTACGAGTATGCTTGTAAAGTGCTTGACGGAAAAATTAAAGATGATCGATTCATACCATTTATTTATGAACTAGATGACAGGGACGAATGGGATCAAGAAGGTTGCTGGATAAAAGCTAATCCAGGTCTAGGTGTTATCAAGAAGGTTGGCTTTCTTAGGGATTGCGTTAAAAAAGCAAAAGGTGATCTAGCGTTTAAAGCTACCGTCATGGTAAAAGACTTCAACATGGTCGAAAATTCTGCCAGCGCATGGTTAAGATGGGATGAGCTTAATAATGAAAAAACCTTTAACCTAAGCGAAATGGGCTTCAAATATGGTATAGGCTGTTTTGATTTAGCAGAAACCACGGACCTAGCATCTGCAAAAGTAATATGCATGCGTCCTGATGATGATACTATTTATGTGATGCAAATGTATTTCATTCCTCGTACAAAAGTTAATGAGGAAGACGAAAGAAACGATGAGGACCAAGTACCCTATAAGTTATGGGAAAAACAAGGGCTTATAAAAATATGTGAAGGTAATAAGGTTGACAAATATCATATGTTGGAGTGGTTTAAAGAATTAAGGAATGAGCATGACATATATTTACCTTGGATTGGTTATGATCCATGGCACGTTGACGATAGCTTAAGGATGAGCTATGAAAATGAATTTGGAAAAGCGGCCATGATACCTGTAAGACAAGGTGTTAAGACTTTATCCTTTCCCATGAAAGAGTTAAAGGCCGATATGATTGCCAACCGTATTGTTTATAACAATAATCCAATTGACAAATGGTGCTTTTCTAATACTGAAATAAGAACGGATATCAATGGGGGGATTCAACCCATCAAAGGGCAAGACAGTCGAAAAAGAATCGATGGTTGTGTGTCATTGATAATTGGCTATGTCGTCTTATTAGATAAAGAGCAAGATTACCTAAATATGATTTAA
- a CDS encoding DUF2321 domain-containing protein, protein MGTHYFAQICMNGHLITSTYRSISSSHRKYCSKCGALTIVQCPDCNTYIPGDYKSDWGTLELSDPMTSVPAYCHGCGNPYPWTKSALESATLMINDDENLNESEKQEFCESLPDLLVESPTPKTKLAVSRFKKFVGKSAKYTADGIKDIFVDVTSEVIKKSLFPDA, encoded by the coding sequence ATGGGTACTCATTATTTTGCCCAAATTTGTATGAATGGCCATTTGATTACTAGTACTTATAGGTCAATATCATCTTCACATCGAAAATACTGTAGTAAATGCGGTGCGCTTACAATTGTCCAATGTCCAGACTGCAATACTTATATACCTGGTGATTATAAAAGTGATTGGGGTACTTTAGAATTAAGTGATCCAATGACGAGTGTGCCAGCTTATTGTCATGGTTGTGGTAACCCTTATCCTTGGACTAAATCAGCTCTTGAATCAGCAACATTAATGATTAATGATGATGAAAACTTGAACGAGAGTGAAAAACAAGAGTTTTGCGAGTCTCTTCCTGATTTACTTGTTGAATCCCCAACACCAAAAACTAAACTAGCTGTGTCTAGATTTAAAAAGTTTGTTGGTAAATCGGCTAAATATACAGCAGATGGTATAAAAGATATATTTGTTGATGTAACTTCTGAAGTTATAAAAAAATCACTTTTTCCAGATGCATAG
- a CDS encoding tyrosine-type recombinase/integrase: MKDIKHVHDVQEYLKANGENGERNHVLFVLGISTGYRAGDLIQLKVRDVKRALRMGYFEILEGKKRNAYNIREQNIKPREVNIPRKLDQILRTYINNKNSYDYMFKSRKGMEPIQVSQVSRILRDAGLYFGLKNITAHSMRKTYAYRIYVNSDYDIMVVKEMLGHSSIEETKRYIGLDRELYAKYSDTLNDMIVL, encoded by the coding sequence ATAAAGGACATTAAGCATGTACATGATGTTCAAGAATATCTTAAAGCCAATGGAGAGAACGGGGAAAGGAATCATGTTCTTTTTGTACTAGGCATTAGTACAGGCTATAGAGCTGGGGACTTAATCCAGTTAAAGGTTAGGGATGTCAAGCGTGCCTTAAGGATGGGTTACTTTGAAATCCTTGAAGGTAAAAAAAGAAATGCCTACAACATAAGAGAGCAAAATATCAAGCCTAGAGAGGTGAATATACCTAGAAAGCTAGACCAGATACTAAGGACATATATCAACAACAAGAATAGTTACGATTATATGTTTAAGTCAAGGAAGGGTATGGAACCAATACAGGTGTCACAAGTAAGTCGCATATTACGGGATGCAGGCTTATATTTTGGACTTAAGAACATAACAGCCCATAGCATGCGAAAAACATATGCATATCGGATTTATGTGAACAGCGATTATGACATTATGGTCGTAAAAGAAATGTTGGGACATTCATCCATAGAAGAAACAAAGCGTTACATCGGATTAGATAGGGAACTATATGCCAAGTACTCAGATACACTGAATGACATGATAGTTCTTTAA
- a CDS encoding phage portal protein, translating to MGWFSKKAKIEDTGYKFELITERGNGFYSWNGNLYQSDIIRSCIRPQSRAVGKLLAKHIRNAKEGIKINPEPYMRFLLEEPNPHMTGQMLQEKVATQLALNNNAFILIVRDDFGYPYQLYPITPTGVEVIYNKNGEMLLKFTLINGKTKTFAYSDIIHLRQDFNENDIFGDSPSKVLTSLMEVVTATDQGIVKAIKSSNVIKWLLKFKQVLKPDDIKENVKNFVDNYLSIDSETGGAAAADAKYDIEQVKPESYVPNAAQMDRTTARIYNFFNTNEKIVQSKYTEDEWNAYYEAVIEPIATQMSGEYSRRLFTRKERGFGNKIIFEASSLQYASMSTKLNLLQMVDRGAMTPNEWRYVMNMGPIENGDKPVRRLDTAVVTEGGEENSESED from the coding sequence TTGGGATGGTTTAGCAAAAAAGCAAAAATTGAAGATACAGGGTATAAATTTGAACTCATAACCGAGCGTGGTAATGGGTTTTATTCATGGAATGGCAATTTATATCAATCTGACATTATCCGTTCGTGCATTAGACCACAATCAAGAGCCGTTGGGAAGTTATTAGCAAAGCATATACGAAATGCTAAAGAGGGAATAAAAATAAACCCTGAACCGTATATGCGTTTTTTATTGGAAGAACCCAATCCACATATGACAGGGCAAATGCTACAAGAAAAAGTTGCAACACAATTAGCACTTAATAACAATGCGTTTATTCTAATTGTGAGAGATGACTTTGGATACCCATACCAGCTATACCCTATTACACCAACAGGCGTAGAAGTCATTTATAACAAGAACGGGGAAATGCTGTTAAAGTTTACACTGATTAATGGCAAAACGAAAACATTTGCTTACTCAGACATCATTCACTTAAGGCAGGATTTTAATGAAAATGATATTTTTGGTGACAGTCCATCAAAAGTATTAACATCCTTGATGGAAGTCGTTACTGCAACAGACCAAGGCATTGTTAAGGCAATTAAAAGCAGTAATGTGATTAAATGGCTGTTAAAGTTCAAGCAAGTTTTGAAACCTGATGATATTAAAGAGAATGTCAAAAATTTCGTTGATAATTACTTATCAATTGATAGTGAAACGGGTGGAGCAGCAGCAGCAGACGCAAAGTATGACATTGAACAGGTAAAACCTGAATCATATGTACCAAATGCAGCTCAAATGGATAGAACCACAGCACGTATATATAACTTCTTTAACACCAATGAGAAGATTGTACAGTCAAAATATACCGAGGACGAGTGGAATGCTTACTATGAAGCTGTTATTGAACCAATAGCAACACAAATGAGTGGTGAATATTCCAGACGCCTATTTACCAGGAAGGAACGAGGGTTTGGCAACAAAATTATTTTTGAAGCTTCAAGCTTGCAATATGCTTCTATGTCCACAAAGTTAAATCTTTTACAGATGGTGGATAGAGGAGCAATGACACCCAACGAATGGCGATATGTGATGAATATGGGACCTATAGAAAACGGTGACAAGCCAGTAAGAAGACTTGATACTGCTGTAGTTACGGAAGGAGGTGAGGAAAATAGCGAAAGTGAAGATTAA
- a CDS encoding phage major capsid protein, with amino-acid sequence MNKKEYLQKRNALLTEAENLLNEGDVEKFNEKKAEIEALDNQFDKIAKAQANMNALKDGAKAAMKPEGNLDNQVPDYEDVYNSKEYRVAFMNYCKTGIMDDKFQNADTYTSTTDAGALVPTTIMEEIIKKMESYGHIFNRVRKSNIKGGVEVPILTLKPAANWIGESSTSDRQKVEANTKVSFSYHGLECKVAISLLADITTLSIFETTITQLIVEAMIKALDIAIIKGTGTGQPKGITVDTRIPAGNIITLSAADFVTWEGWKKKVFAKIPLAYRAGGSFIMAAGTFEGYIDGMVDANGQPIGRINYGISNGPQERFGGREVVLVEDDVITPYESAATNDIVTVFCKLSDYDINSNMQMTMYRWLDHDTNQWVDKAILIADGKILDPNGVIIVKKGV; translated from the coding sequence ATGAATAAGAAAGAGTATCTACAAAAGAGAAATGCACTACTAACAGAGGCAGAAAACTTATTGAATGAAGGTGATGTTGAGAAGTTCAATGAGAAAAAAGCAGAGATTGAAGCACTTGATAACCAGTTTGATAAGATAGCAAAGGCACAAGCCAATATGAATGCCTTAAAAGATGGTGCAAAAGCAGCTATGAAACCAGAGGGTAACCTAGACAATCAAGTACCCGACTATGAGGATGTATACAACAGCAAAGAATATAGAGTAGCATTCATGAACTACTGTAAGACAGGTATTATGGATGACAAGTTCCAAAACGCAGACACCTATACCAGTACAACCGATGCAGGTGCCTTAGTGCCTACAACCATCATGGAAGAAATCATCAAAAAGATGGAATCCTATGGACATATATTCAACAGAGTTAGAAAATCAAACATTAAAGGTGGCGTGGAAGTACCTATACTTACTTTGAAGCCAGCGGCTAACTGGATAGGAGAAAGTTCAACATCCGATAGACAAAAAGTGGAAGCGAATACCAAAGTTTCATTTAGCTACCATGGTCTAGAATGTAAAGTTGCTATATCCTTACTTGCTGACATTACCACTTTATCAATATTTGAAACAACCATTACACAACTCATCGTGGAAGCTATGATAAAAGCTTTAGATATAGCAATTATTAAAGGTACTGGTACAGGACAACCTAAAGGTATTACAGTTGATACGAGAATACCAGCAGGGAACATTATCACACTATCAGCCGCTGACTTTGTCACATGGGAAGGATGGAAGAAAAAAGTCTTTGCAAAGATTCCACTTGCCTATAGAGCAGGAGGTTCATTCATTATGGCAGCGGGAACATTTGAGGGGTACATAGATGGCATGGTAGATGCTAATGGTCAACCCATTGGAAGAATCAATTATGGCATCTCCAATGGTCCACAGGAAAGATTTGGTGGTAGAGAAGTGGTGTTAGTGGAAGATGATGTTATAACTCCGTATGAATCAGCGGCTACAAATGATATCGTGACAGTATTCTGCAAGCTAAGCGACTACGACATCAACTCCAACATGCAAATGACCATGTATAGATGGCTCGATCATGACACCAATCAATGGGTGGACAAAGCTATTCTAATTGCTGATGGTAAGATATTAGACCCTAATGGTGTAATTATCGTCAAAAAGGGAGTTTAA
- a CDS encoding tyrosine-type recombinase/integrase, with product MNKVLESNKHLLERYRFICRGKGLTNKSIEAICNQDLKIYLRWLGERDALSVTHLGIQDFLMYCTIKRKNGDQALNRKHTNLNMFYKRLIVQMDLDIKNPVEKVDKPKVRKKVKSYLKMCEYNQMINFLEEESNYRGLALCSMMYSSGCRLAEIHQLNRNSLDHSARRFVVTGKGQKQRQCIFSQDASNKVIAYIGTRKDDNEALFVTSKANRLSEKGIQDYVKRLGRRAGVEQNVHPHLFRHGRAMQLLKGGASLETIQRVLGHESIATTQIYAHMDYDSVQNAVDQIDNKKAVIQLAA from the coding sequence ATGAATAAGGTACTAGAATCAAATAAACACCTGTTAGAAAGATACAGATTTATTTGCAGAGGTAAGGGGCTGACAAATAAGTCAATCGAAGCAATATGTAATCAAGATTTAAAAATATACCTAAGATGGTTAGGAGAAAGAGACGCATTATCAGTAACACATTTAGGTATACAAGACTTTTTAATGTATTGCACAATCAAAAGAAAGAATGGGGATCAGGCATTAAACAGGAAGCACACAAATTTAAACATGTTTTACAAGAGGCTAATAGTTCAGATGGATTTAGATATCAAAAACCCAGTCGAAAAAGTAGATAAGCCAAAAGTAAGGAAGAAAGTAAAATCATATTTAAAAATGTGTGAATACAATCAGATGATAAATTTTCTAGAAGAAGAAAGCAATTATAGGGGACTGGCATTGTGCTCTATGATGTATTCATCAGGGTGTAGACTTGCCGAGATTCACCAATTAAACAGAAACTCATTAGATCATTCCGCGAGACGGTTTGTGGTTACAGGTAAAGGACAAAAACAGAGACAATGTATATTCTCGCAGGACGCTTCAAATAAAGTAATTGCTTACATAGGCACTAGAAAAGATGATAATGAAGCATTATTTGTTACAAGCAAAGCGAACAGGTTATCTGAGAAAGGTATACAAGATTATGTGAAGAGATTAGGCAGGAGGGCAGGGGTTGAACAGAACGTTCATCCTCACCTTTTCAGACATGGTAGAGCTATGCAGTTGTTGAAGGGCGGTGCTAGTCTCGAAACAATACAACGAGTATTAGGACATGAAAGTATAGCCACTACTCAGATATACGCTCATATGGACTATGATTCAGTTCAAAATGCAGTTGACCAAATAGATAATAAGAAAGCGGTTATTCAATTAGCCGCTTAG
- a CDS encoding DnaD domain-containing protein, protein MAERRMFAKTIIDSDAFLDMPLSTQALYFHLSMRADDDGFLNNPLKIMRVIGCNKNDFDLLVGKKFIITFDKGVIVIKHWKIHNYIRKDRYKETIHKEEKSLLAEKENGSYTLMSTIGIPLSNQADTQMETQYRLGKDRLGKDRLEVVVDIEEQEQNELKKVVKSYQDNLGMINPIIYEKLIDYLKDVPCEVIIAAIEESVLNNKKNFNYLSAILNNWISKDVKCLQDVRNIKDEFKNKKASVKPNENKQTKQSGFINYKQRTHDFDDLERKIIENQKKV, encoded by the coding sequence TTGGCAGAAAGAAGAATGTTTGCAAAAACAATAATAGATAGTGACGCATTCCTAGATATGCCATTAAGTACGCAGGCATTATACTTTCATTTATCAATGAGGGCAGATGATGATGGATTCTTGAATAATCCATTAAAAATAATGCGTGTAATAGGTTGTAACAAGAACGATTTTGACCTTTTAGTGGGTAAGAAATTTATAATAACGTTTGATAAAGGTGTGATCGTTATTAAGCACTGGAAAATACATAATTATATCAGGAAAGATAGGTATAAGGAGACTATTCATAAAGAAGAAAAGAGCTTACTTGCAGAGAAAGAAAATGGTTCATATACCTTGATGTCAACCATTGGTATACCACTTAGTAACCAAGCTGACACACAAATGGAAACCCAGTATAGGTTAGGTAAGGATAGGTTAGGTAAGGATAGGTTAGAGGTAGTAGTAGATATAGAGGAACAAGAACAAAATGAACTCAAAAAAGTTGTCAAGTCTTACCAAGATAATCTTGGAATGATTAACCCAATTATCTATGAAAAGCTAATTGACTATTTAAAAGACGTGCCATGTGAAGTAATTATTGCCGCAATAGAAGAAAGCGTGTTAAACAACAAGAAGAATTTCAACTATCTATCAGCAATACTAAATAATTGGATATCTAAAGATGTTAAATGCTTACAGGATGTTAGAAATATCAAGGATGAATTTAAAAACAAAAAAGCATCCGTTAAGCCCAATGAAAATAAGCAGACAAAGCAATCTGGATTTATTAATTATAAGCAGAGAACTCATGATTTTGACGATTTAGAACGCAAAATTATTGAGAACCAGAAAAAAGTGTAA
- a CDS encoding HK97-gp10 family putative phage morphogenesis protein, with protein MARLPTAVKIKKDGVEYTSNINRVQYTLHELARAAMRDSGKLITKRTKQNMDKAGIKRRLGVMKKNTQYWVRRKQKIPNLQVGYKPRGFYAGFYELGSSEHPKHAMMQNAVNDNIEDIRRIHGQYLSAVEDENKALGLIDDNEYQGDENG; from the coding sequence GTGGCTAGATTACCAACCGCAGTAAAAATAAAGAAAGATGGCGTGGAATACACCAGCAATATCAACAGGGTACAATACACCCTTCACGAATTGGCCAGAGCAGCCATGAGGGATTCTGGCAAGCTCATTACAAAGAGAACAAAGCAGAACATGGATAAAGCAGGCATAAAGAGGCGGTTAGGAGTCATGAAAAAGAACACCCAATATTGGGTTAGGCGAAAACAAAAAATCCCGAACCTACAAGTTGGGTATAAGCCTAGGGGGTTTTATGCAGGGTTCTATGAACTTGGGAGCAGTGAACACCCCAAGCATGCCATGATGCAAAACGCTGTAAACGACAATATAGAAGATATCAGAAGAATCCACGGGCAGTATTTGTCGGCTGTAGAAGATGAAAACAAAGCTCTAGGGCTGATTGATGACAACGAATATCAGGGGGATGAAAATGGCTAA
- a CDS encoding head-tail connector protein, producing the protein MALIDDVKLALRISHTAIDSDIQDVIDACLMDLKSSGIVIPDEKKEEYALVKQAVKTYCKANLGLENTESEKYQRSYDLLKQHMSLIAEFRGDSVV; encoded by the coding sequence ATGGCCTTAATCGATGACGTCAAGTTAGCCCTAAGAATCTCACATACTGCCATTGACTCCGACATACAGGATGTTATAGACGCTTGCTTGATGGATTTAAAAAGCTCAGGTATCGTTATTCCAGATGAAAAAAAAGAGGAATATGCGTTAGTGAAGCAAGCCGTAAAAACCTACTGTAAAGCCAACTTAGGATTGGAAAATACAGAGAGTGAAAAATACCAACGTAGCTATGACCTGCTTAAGCAGCACATGAGTCTTATTGCAGAATTTAGGGGGGATAGCGTTGTTTAG